A window of the Sabethes cyaneus chromosome 1, idSabCyanKW18_F2, whole genome shotgun sequence genome harbors these coding sequences:
- the LOC128741713 gene encoding serine/arginine repetitive matrix protein 2: MEFKILNVSAVRTIPTASHFTAMGRGHMYDASFQTFSGEKLIRGLPYSIPAVSHHYGNAFTPNDGDEELEEEEIDTEEEGCTERQIQQQQFGIADISDGEYYYEEEEMDVEMSPAIEVISIDPNCDYDSEEETDRECLQQQQQRSTTANQLEFVIEHPFDQPSVAGETVIENVCVSDDVETTAIIEALESDNIEAELENLHRDSDGEDSDSSSSSDSSASSSSASSSSASSSSSSSASSSSDSDSSTDSDSDSSNNDSGDSKQSRRNASGSENETTSTAFSPLGLNHSDHEDGSVKNKENLQRVLERRKLMAKERLKRRNSTDRKSFSLPHSPVVPVEAAGWPQDATSLSFEDLDISTIANELSPLKVPGRAGVADDSLIEEMAQSNFDLASYITDDKSPNVSHSAYNAAQKKPQSLRKASPVKKQLKSRGKQIKMLRELMISPKSRASDSAGTRRSCTSNARRIVENSDSETEQSEVEADITSSSKIFGIDQLANKSKRKDDDTKADPTWNPKPVHRTMAQTHKITAIPTPAVANEALPTEIGTIDVKPQAIPVKSVESTKQTSSTVNKSKVLSANSQLARNKVLSLMNKSKQQKCPVKKKSTSFVEPKSNNVSKPKTPSSSEQPEKKPQFTSNIKLDHDYCSPKKKLTVNSSASGVSQRKAIEIPFLLPTIDQPKRKKKQLKSVNKQRPQETDIKNKQTGNNCDKKNSQNVERVEKVVSVKLEPVAEKIAEHSSAIDLAKPQAIRQQQPPKQVSLLKVNQNKPCAEQKPTTYPLNVNVKSEPLPITNTQSNTKAELPVKIKKKLNLEEYKKRRELPAEESTLPAAAAAEISSSTSSDSVSTNSISSSSEELIATDQAAKKSQTPARGVRALAPLDPISAARLKALRMQQLKKEAAIKSTEAKIIPKTVPTTIVPLAEITSIKFDEHGNPVPYDKNAEKSQLETKLHVDFEEIVIVSMGCNTDLTIDPRRAKQETVKIKNTSTELPEKCIAKSELLSNITDTIKRCQSSGPAIISSSSLISGIHEMVIKKKSDKLLLTGGLASQQGSPNIGGSPPNAFSPGKPEKAGGSYESCSPSFDYDETKLRQTAPAQEEKPVEHGEDKIIMHLRKDRQRPTCISVAIQTLPLDRFPQLKILSPIKKKQKSRSVSNSSVESVQQRSRSRQTEDRDRSRRQYRRRRSRSSSVEESTSRNRSANSYHSRSKHSSSRRSRSRCRSRSCSRSGRCSRRSRSRSRSRSRSYRCHKSISSERRSRYDRRDRHRRDQRGRKRSYRSRSSSYSDSSRSSYSRSRSGSRRSRSRSRSRSRSSSQASRMLQQQQQQQSNNYRQPAVSPERKIVYVGRLEASLKRDDLKRKFSHFGRIKQVTIHYKGSGAKYGFVTFEKPQDAYRAIDESGSDPNLGGYDVSFGGRRAFCRTEYADLDGDLSQDHEAVPYLAPDGTMLLTPNPLSVMPRNDGPESFEDMLRKLKKEIIAKKPRKS, translated from the exons ATGGAATTTAAAATACTTAATGTGTCGGCTGTGCGGACAATTCCGACAGCGTCACATTTTACCGCAATGGGCCGCGGTCACATGTACGATGCAAGCTTTCAAACCTTTTCGGGAGAAAA ATTAATTCGTGGCTTGCCGTACAGTATTCCGGCGGTCAGTCACCACTATGGCAATGCTTTTACACCGAATGATGGTGATGAGGAGTTGGAAGAAGAGGAAATTGATACGGAGGAAGAAGGATGTACTGAACGACAGATTCAGCAGCAACAATTTGGCATTGCCGATATAAGCGACGGCGAGTACTACTACGAAGAGGAAGAG ATGGATGTCGAAATGTCACCGGCTATCGAGGTAATTTCGATTGATCCGAACTGTGATTATGATTCGGAGGAGGAAACCGACAGAGAAtgcctgcagcagcagcagcaacggtcGACGACGGCAAACCAGTTGGAGTTTGTAATAGAACACCCCTTTGACCAGCCATCCGTGGCGGGAGAAACGGTCATCGAGAACGTTTGCGTTTCGGATGACGTCGAAACGACGGCGATAATAGAAGCTTTGGAAAGTGACAACATAGAAGCTGAGCTGGAGAATCTTCATCGTGATTCGGATGGCGAAGACTCCGACAGTAGTAGCAGTTCAGACAGTAGCGCTAGTAGTAGTAGTGCTAGTAGTAGTAgtgctagtagtagtagtagtagtagcgcAAGTAGTAGTAGCGACAGCGATAGTAGTACTGATAGCGATAGTGACAGCAGTAATAATGACAGTGGCGACAGTAAACAGAGCAGAAGGAACGCTTCCGGTTCGGAAAATGAAACCACATCTACAGCGTTCAGTCCTTTGGGTTTAAATCATTCTGACCATGAAGATGGAAGtgtgaaaaacaaagaaaatctgCAGCGTGTATTGGAGCGTCGGAAATTGATGGCCAAGGAACGTTTGAAGCGTAGAAATAGCACCGATAGAAAGTCGTTTTCTTTGCCGCACTCTCCGGTTGTGCCAGTTGAAGCAGCCGGATGGCCGCAAGACGCTACCAGCTTGAGTTTCGAGGACCTCGACATATCGACAATTGCCAACGAGCTAAGTCCATTGAAGGTTCCAGGGCGTGCTGGCGTGGCTGATGACAGCTTAATAGAAGAGATGGCACAAAGCAATTTCGATTTGGCTTCTTACATCACCGATGATAAGTCTCCTAATGTTTCCCACTCGGCTTACAACGCGGCACAAAAGAAACCGCAAAGTCTACGCAAAGCTTCCCCTGTTAAAAAACAACTCAAATCACGTGGGAAACAGATCAAAATGCTGCGAGAATTAATGATTTCACCGAAGTCTAGAGCCTCTGACTCGGCTGGTACACGAAGAAGCTGTACAAGCAATGCACGCCGAATCGTGGAGAATAGTGATTCCGAAACGGAACAGTCTGAAGTGGAAGCAGACATTACAAGCAGTAGCAAGATTTTTGGAATTGACCAATTAGCTAATAAATCGAAGCGAAAGGATGATGATACCAAGGCTGATCCAACATGGAATCCAAAACCTGTTCATCGAACAATGGCTCAGACTCACAAAATAACAGCCATTCCTACGCCAGCTGTTGCCAATGAGGCACTGCCAACGGAAATAGGAACAATCGACGTAAAACCCCAAGCAATCCCAGTAAAGTCAGTTGAAAGCACAAAACAAACCAGTTCAACAGTCAATAAAAGTAAAGTACTAAGCGCTAATTCACAACTGGCGCGCAATAAGGTGCTATCGTTGATGAACAAGAGCAAACAACAGAAGTGTCCTGTCAAAAAGAAATCCACCAGCTTCGTCGAACCAAAATCAAACAATGTCAGTAAGCCGAAAACTCCCAGTTCGTCAGAGCAACCAGAAAAGAAACCTCAATTTACCTCCAACATTAAACTTGATCATGACTATTGCTCACCAAAGAAAAAACTCACCGTAAACTCGTCAGCATCCGGTGTTTCGCAAAGGAAGGCAATTGAGATTCCCTTTTTGCTGCCTACCATAGACCAGCcgaagagaaagaagaaacaaTTGAAAAGTGTCAACAAACAACGGCCCCAAGAGACGGAtatcaaaaacaaacaaacgggTAATAACTGTGATAAGAAAAATAGTCAAAACGTGGAACGCGTCGAAAAAGTGGTCTCCGTAAAATTAGAGCCAGTTGCAGAGAAAATAGCGGAGCATAGTAGTGCTATCGATTTGGCTAAGCCACAAGCGAtacggcagcagcagccgccCAAGCAAGTTTCACTATTGAAGGTCAATCAGAACAAACCGTGTGCGGAGCAAAAACCAACAACTTACCCACTCAACGTAAATGTCAAGTCTGAACCCTTACCAATCACCAACACCCAATCGAACACCAAAGCTGAACTGCCTGTTAAAATAAAGAAGAAACTGAATCTTGAAGAATACAAGAAAAGACGTGAGTTACCAGCGGAGGAGAGTACACTCCCGGCGGCCGCTGCAGCAGAAATTAGCAGCAGCACTAGCAGTGATAGCGTGAGTACCAACAGCATTTCTTCCAGTAGCGAGGAGCTGATAGCAACGGATCAGGCTGCAAAGAAAAGCCAGACACCAGCGCGGGGCGTTCGTGCTCTTGCCCCTCTGGATCCGATTTCGGCAGCTAGACTGAAAGCGCTGCGAATGCAGCAACTCAAAAAGGAAGCAGCTATCAAGTCGACCGAAGCGAAGatcattccaaaaactgttccTACTACCATAGTGCCGCTTGCAGAAATTACCTCCATCAAATTCGACGAGCACGGAAATCCTGTGCCATACGACAAAAATGCCGAGAAAAGCCAGTTGGAAACGAAACTGCACGTGGACTTTGAAGAAATCGTCATCGTTTCGATGGGATGCAATACGGACCTCACAATCGACCCTAGACGAGCAAAACAGGAGactgttaaaataaaaaatacttccACCGAACTGCCAGAGAAGTGTATAGCTAAAAGCGAACTTCTCTCCAACATTACGGATACGATCAAGCGTTGCCAATCATCCGGACCGGCTATTATTTCCAGCAGCTCGCTGATTTCAGGCATCCACGAAATGGTCATCAAAAAGAAATCGGACAAGTTGTTGCTCACCGGCGGACTAGCCAGTCAGCAAGGTTCACCGAACATCGGTGGTTCCCCACCGAATGCATTTTCACCCGGCAAACCGGAGAAAGCAGGTGGTTCTTACGAGTCGTGTTCTCCCTCATTTGACTATGACGAAACCAAACTACGTCAAACAGCACCAGCACAAGAAGAGAAACCGGTGGAACATGGTGAAGACAAAATCATCATGCATTTACGTAAAGATCGGCAACGGCCCACCTGTATTTCGGTAGCAATTCAAACTCTTCCTCTGGATCGATTTCCACAGTTGAAGATCCTATCCCCAATCAAGAAGAAGCAAAAGTCACGCAGCGTGTCGAACAGCAGCGTTGAATCAGTACAACAACGAAGTCGCAGTCGACAGacggaggacagagatcgctcGCGTCGACAGTATCGCCGACGACGCAGTAGAAGCTCTTCCGTTGAAGAATCAACAAGCCGTAATAGATCAGCTAATTCGTATCACAGCCGCAGCAAACACTCATCGTCCAGGCGAAGCCGCAGTCGGTGCAGATCTCGATCATGCTCTAGATCTGGCCGCTGCTCTAGACGCAGCCGTAGTCGCAGCCGTAGCCGCAGCCGGTCGTATCGTTGCCATAAGAGCATATCATCGGAAAGACGGTCACGCTACGATAGACGTGATCGCCATCGTCGGGACCAAAGAGGAAGAAAACGCAGTTACCGAAGCCGGTCATCAAGCTACTCGGACAGCAGTCGATCTTCGTACTCTCGTTCCAGGTCTGGTTCAAGGCGATCACGTTCGCGTTCGCGGTCGCGGTCGCGGTCATCTTCTCAGGCTAGTCGgatgctgcagcagcagcagcagcagcaaagcaACAACTACAGGCAGCCGGCAGTATCACCTG AACGAAAAATTGTCTACGTGGGGCGATTGGAAGCATCGTTGAAACGAGACGATTTAAAGCGGAAATTTTCGCATTTTGGTCGTATTAAGCAAGTCACGATTCATTATAAGGGATCAGG TGCAAAATATGGATTCGTGACATTCGAGAAACCGCAGGATGCCTACAGAGCCATAGATGAAAGCGGATCCGATCCTAATCTGGGTGGCTACGATGTCAGTTTTGGAGGGCGTCGTGCCTTCTGTCGAACGGAGTACGCTGATTTAG ATGGCGATCTCTCCCAGGACCATGAAGCGGTACCCTATTTGGCTCCGGACGGAACGATGCTCCTTACGCCGAATCCTCTGAGCGTTATGCCACGTAATGACGGGCCCGAATCGTTTGAAGATAtgctgagaaaactgaaaaaggaGATTATTGCCAAAAAGCCGCGCAAATCATGA
- the LOC128744255 gene encoding interleukin-1 receptor-associated kinase 4-like, which yields MAYTRSTELCQIQFELDTLADKLEDDWRTLFYLIPRQIDDIDRPPGSYAIKYNGTQERELEDYGERQNISRARQLLEEWSTSGRKENRPRLGHLLTLLIKGNLFRAADYIARDMLKDNLPERPSCGPAAPIDIDRELDCELEKMLDGVTYPDSAALHNGMQSLTLEENLDRPEPPKREQVTVLGELIASGVSNSENNEQSNTGSAVMPMLSALLAPDAEAGPSGVAPVFSIVGNTLSSTSDSMSDTSSSASTSTSESRSAQMSTTLGTIAEDDGVPNLSIFGATSLHSNLSNGGDNPVPRFSAIFTSTQQQSSVSGSPQLPRFSIIGLSQEERGDISTVNNSNLIQFSSVNCPISSIANFPYSLLKTATANFDKRPFSKDKLEVAEGRLLGTGGFGEVFLGINLSADIALAAVKRLFPSNYKYREKYDREREILTKYSHPNIVRLFGYSEDNELCLVYEFLADGNLESALERSRRRQSLLTASSRIDYLLGIASAIEYLHSPQVQVIHRDITLANVLLDGASVAKLCDFGLVKRIDSMTATSVMGTGPYLAPESLRGTVTPAMDIYSFGVVLAAVGTGKEILVSVPGGEDLLELVTSEVTDPQALVDRAVRPEEVDSWLELGRCILDLAKRCLRERLQRPTARAVRERIGEIAVERPEHFSHNYSTNQ from the exons ATGGCTTACACTCGGTCGACCGAACTGTGCCAGATTCAATTCGAACTGGACACACTTGCTGATAAGCTAGAGGATGACTGGCGCACATTATTCTACCTAATCCCTCGGCAGATTGACGACATCGATCGACCACCGGGCAGCTATGCGATTAAGTATAATGGCACTCAAGAGCG GGAGTTGGAAGATTACGGTGAACGACAAAACATTTCCCGTGCTAGACAGTTGCTGGAAGAATGGAGCACTTCCGGCCGTAAGGAAAACCGTCCCCGTCTTGGCCACTTGTTAACACTGTTGATTAAGGGAAACTTGTTTAGAGCGGCGGATTACATAGCTAGGGATATGCTTAAAGACAACCTTCCAGAGCGGCCCAGTTGTGGCCCGGCTGCTCCGATAGACATCGATCGGGAACTGGACTGTGAGCTGGAGAAAATGCTAGATGGGGTTACCTATCCCGACTCTGCAGCCTTACACAATGGAATGCAATCATTGACTTTAGAGGAAAATTTGGATCGTCCGGAGCCGCCGAAACGAGAACAGGTCACGGTTTTGGGTGAACTGATTGCCAGCGGTGTGTCGAACAGTGAGAACAATGAGCAGTCGAATACTGGTAGTGCGGTAATGCCGATGCTGAGCGCATTATTAGCGCCGGATGCCGAGGCAGGCCCTTCGGGTGTTGCTCCGGTGTTTTCGATTGTTGGTAACACTTTGTCATCAACTTCGGACAGTATGAGCGATACTAGTAGCAGCGCTAGTACTAGTACTAGCGAGAGTCGTTCAGCTCAGATGTCAACGACTTTAGGGACGATTGCCGAGGATGACGGAGTACCTAATTTATCGATATTCGGAGCGACTTCGTTACACAGTAATTTATCAAACGGAGG ggACAACCCCGTTCCTCGATTTTCAGCCATCTTCACTAGCACTCAGCAACAATCATCGGTAAGCGGCTCTCCTCAGTTGCCTCGGTTTTCCATTATTGGTTTGTCACAGGAGGAAAGAGGCGATATTTCGACGGTCaacaattcaaatctaattcaatTTTCGTCCGTAAACTGCCCGATTTCTTCGATAGCTAACTTTCCGTACAGTTTGCTCAAGACAGCCACCgcaaattttgataaacgtCCGTTTTCGAAGGATAAACTCGAAGTGGCAGAGGGACGATTGCTTGGCACCGGTGGTTTCGGTGAAGTTTTTCTTGGTATTAACTTATCTGCAGATATTGCCCTGGCTGCAGTCAAACGGCTCTTTCCATCTAATTATAAGTATCGGGAAAAATACGATAGAGAACGGGAGATTCTCACTAAATATAGCCATCCAAACATTGTCCGTCTGTTTGGTTACTCGGAAGACAACGAATTGTGTTTAGTTTACGAGTTTCTTGCGGATGGGAACTTGGAAAGCGCTTTGGAGCGTTCCCGCCGGCGGCAATCGCTGCTGACTGCCTCTAGTCGTATCGACTATCTGCTCGGGATTGCTTCTGCCATCGAATATCTGCACAGTCCACAAGTTCAGGTAATCCACCGCGATATTACATTAGCCAATGTGCTGCTGGACGGTGCATCGGTTGCCAAACTGTGTGATTTTGGTTTGGTCAAACGCATAGATAGCATGACGGCAACCAGTGTGATGGGAACGGGACCGTATCTCGCACCAGAATCGCTGCGCGGCACCGTAACACCCGCGATGGATATTTACTCTTTCGGAGTTGTCCTGGCTGCGGTTGGCACCGGCAAGGAAATATTGGTGTCGGTTCCAGGCGGAGAAGATCTGCTGGAACTGGTTACCAGTGAAGTAACTGATCCGCAGGCTTTAGTGGATCGCGCGGTGCGACCGGAGGAGGTGGATAGCTGGCTAGAGCTTGGTCGATGTATCCTTGATTTGGCCAAACGCTGTCTACGGGAGCGATTACAACGACCAACCGCACGGGCAGTTAGGGAGCGAATCGGTGAAATAGCGGTAGAAAGGCCGGAACACTTCAGTC